The proteins below come from a single Aspergillus oryzae RIB40 DNA, chromosome 5 genomic window:
- a CDS encoding uncharacterized protein (predicted protein) yields MAGFGEMVAHATSVLTMKPYNKNIVRALTENSEILTNIPSDYLNTEEDMAKLNRFESSTFQEGKGMTGVPGSQGKVVEDDSSEGGINDCNDHINRNQMDMCKFYGADDPEYEKVLGEIKRHLSRVRGQIDEQSYNVLMSLEEHGVSSNRRMELRQLLIKLLPLARSVISLARRKMTKRFPANTVPCDQNQDIEVYEWSRRDVERV; encoded by the exons ATGGCAGGATTCGGTGAGATGGTGGCCCATGCTACGTCGGTCCTCACTATGAAACCGTACAATAAAAACATTGTGCGGGCGTTGACTGAAAACTCGGAGATATTGACGAACATACCAAGCGACTATTTGAATactgaggaggatatggcgaAGCTCAACCGTTTCGAGTCAAGTACGTTTCAAGAGGGCAAGGGCATGACGGGAGTCCCAGGGTCTCAAGGCAAG GTGGTTGAGGATGATTCGTCTGAAGGTGGCATAAACGATTGCAATGATCACATCAACAGGAATCAGATGGATATGTGCAAATTTTATGGGGCTGATGACCCTGAATACGAGAAGGTCCTCGGGGAGATCAAGCGCCACCTTTCTCGTGTGCGAGGGCAGATTGATGAACAAAGCTATA ATGTCCTTATGAGCCTAGAGGAACATGGCGTATCTTCCAACCGAAGGATGGAGCTCAGACAACTTCTAATCAAGctccttcctcttgctcGCAGTGTAATTTCCTTGGcgcggaggaagatgacaaaACGATTTCCTGCAAACACTGTACCCTGCGACCAGAATCAAGACATTGAAGTATACGAATGGTCGAGACGGGACGTAGAAAGGGTTTGA
- a CDS encoding uncharacterized protein (predicted protein), with the protein MVHPVRLNSCLSLIANKRTANVAHCVRYTAEKLAHTFSVYRTPSQVCPTGHLETKPEYLLPPLSRLSSTEFDRPQRSWSPFDPNPPDRSHIHYERAPSSHQEQDIASHHETSSTVGLGIRNARRRPASIHFVEGLEEVRPRGESRSPHLSEHATPRSHTSKTALLDSEVRCPHRDTIAQRWFRWVPMTILVLAVYATVWSGLYFFVACLKPRYGNYVGVDGKLAASTANLLSALFAKTIELAYVTVFVACLGQFLSRRALQKDSNGITISDMSMRTWIMQPGSMIVHWETLRYSALTFLGAMTLTATIIAMLYTTAAEALVSPKLLAGPHEDRTLRANVSTDFFNPYYMGINCQTPISNEEDPLYRGTTCLQMQHVGQAYHNYIAYLNGWSSMITNGKHASAVLEERPPPSGSIHDNTTVTGSWIDRSNMTELSLHYNRMVLNVTAAMPHAGVLAAAKDPVNGLKQPQNSSEGQFDMMVAAPCPAVNVLCVGMNASELKPLIYDMWPGKKFDVEKWSEQEKEVPKWPNSWLNRTVVDDIFGWGPKYGWRPPIFGMLPFENQTILNHSAPFGNTMYVLGKPPNATKIDYALCSMKAKKTPRCSVRYTASASGARFSTDCEKSDNPWQFDRFFPDAVDGNWSLDWKNIASEWGNSLSLNAGVNDGRASNARLLMQLTPSGYSLEPDLPSLAEALAVMAGNTLIMGTENATFLPYWNHSDASLSEPETQYFNATVSVVDYQSSGTEKWQNVFFPVLFLTFVTSVLCLGYLLSEKGRQLTDFTEPQNLFALAINSPATSRLEGACGAGPQGPQFKEKWFVGMEEDDEHYYIRTKAEEHTPLISAAKVSTESERPKSVSPALEEYRRLSTGQSVLGRLY; encoded by the exons ATGGTTCACCCAGTAAGGTTAAATAGCTGTCTGAGTCTCATAGCAAACAAACGGACTGCGAACGTGGCACACTGTGTTCGGTATACTGCAGAGAAACTGGCCCACACCTTCTCTGTATATAGGACCCCAAGCCAAGTGTGTCCCACAGGTCATCTGGAGACAAAACCAG AATACCTTCTACCTCCGTTGTCGAGATTATCATCCACCGAATTTGACCGACCACAGAGGTCTTGGAGCCCATTCGACCCGAACCCTCCCGACCGTTCCCACATCCACTATGAGCGCGCACCCTCCTCGCACCAGGAGCAGGACATCGCCTCCCACCATGAGACCTCTTCAACCGTAGGCTTAGGAATCCGAAATGCGAGACGCAGACCGGCATCCATCCACTTCGTTGAGGGCTTGGAGGAAGTGCGTCCGCGGGGAGAATCGCGTTCCCCGCACTTGTCGGAGCACGCAACGCCGCGGTCGCACACTTCGAAAACAGCGCTTTTGGACAGCGAGGTACGATGTCCGCATAGAGATACAATCGCCCAGCGTTGGTTTCGCTGGGTGCCCATGACTATCCTGGTGTTGGCGGTGTATGCGACCGTGTGGTCGGGGTTGTATTTCTTTGTCGCGTGTCTGAAGCCGCGATATGGGAACTACGTTGGAGTGGACGGCAAGCTCGCCGCCTCGACAGCCAACCTTCTGAGCGCGCTGTTCGCCAAGACAATCGAATTGGCGTATGTTACGGTTTTTGTCGCTTGTCTGGGGCAGTTCTTGAGTCGACGGGCCCTCCAAAAGGACTCCAACGGCATCACTATTTCAGATATGAGCATGCGGACATGGATCATGCAGCCCGGGTCGATGATTGTTCACTGGGAGACTCTGCGATATTCAGCGTTGACCTTTCTCGGTGCGATGACTCTCACGGCGACTATCATCGCCATGCTGTATACAACGGCGGCGGAGGCATTGG TATCACCCAAGTTGCTCGCAGGACCGCACGAAGACCGAACCCTAAGGGCGAATGTTTCCACtgacttcttcaaccccTATTACATGGGTATCAACTGCCAAACACCGATCTCTAATGAGGAGGATCCACTTTACCGTGGTACAACATGTCTCCAAATGCAACACGTCGGGCAGGCATATCACAACTACATAGCTTATCTGAATGGATGGAGCAGTATGATTACCAACGGCAAACACGCGTCGGCTGTGCTAGAAGAGCGACCTCCTCCGTCCGGCTCGATACACGACAACACAACAGTGACTGGAAGTTGGATCGATCGCAGCAACATGACCGAGTTGTCACTGCACTACAACCGGATGGTCTTGAATGTGACGGCTGCCATGCCTCATGCCGGAGTTCTGGCCGCGGCAAAGGACCCCGTTAACGGTCTTAAACAGCCCCAAAATTCATCGGAGGGCCAATTTGACATGATGGTTGCTGCTCCATGTCCTGCCGTGAACGTGCTTTGTGTGGGCATGAACGCTAGTGAGCTGAAGCCACTGATATATGATATGTGGCCTGGAAAGAAATTCGATGTGGAGAAGTGGTCagaacaggagaaggaggtaCCTAAATGGCCAAACTCATGGCTGAATCGAACTGTTGTGGACGATATCTTCGGATGGGGACCAAAGTATGGATGGCGTCCACCAATCTTCGGAATGCTTCCCTTTGAAAATCAAACGATCCTGAATCATTCCGCACCATTCGGCAATacaatgtatgtacttgGGAAGCCTCCAAATGCCACTAAAATCGACTATGCCCTATGCTCAatgaaggcgaaaaagacACCACGTTGCTCGGTACGATATACTGCATCTGCCAGTGGAGCGAGGTTTAGCACAGACTGCGAAAAGTCGGATAACCCATGGCAGTTCGATCGGTTCTTCCCAGATGCAGTGGACGGTAACTGGAGCCTGGATTGGAAAAACATTGCATCTGAATGGGGCAATTCCTTGAGTTTGAATGCGGGAGTCAATGATGGCAGGGCCTCCAATGCCCGATTACTGATGCAGCTCACGCCCTCCGGCTACTCCCTTGAACCCGATCTGCCATCTTTGGCGGAGGCACTTGCAGTGATGGCAGGGAATACCTTGATCATGGGAACGGAGAATGCCACCTTCCTTCCCTACTGGAATCACTCAGACGCCTCCCTCTCCGAACCCGAGACTCAGTACTTCAACGCCACCGTGAGCGTCGTCGACTACCAATCCAGCGGGACAGAGAAATGGCAGAACGTCTTCTTTCCAGTATTGTTCCTCACTTTCGTAACCAGTGTTCTGTGTCTAGGCTACCTGTTGAGCGAAAAGGGCCGACAGCTTACCGACTTCACCGAGCCACAAAACCTATTCGCTCTGGCCATCAACAGCCCGGCCACATCGCGACTAGAGGGTGCTTGTGGTGCGGGGCCCCAGGGTCCACAATTCAAGGAGAAATGGTTCGTGGGTAtggaagaggacgacgagCATTATTACATTCGGACTAAGGCAGAGGAACACACGCCGTTGATTTCGGCGGCAAAGGTGTCGACGGAGTCTGAACGCCCTAAGTCTGTGAGTCCGGCCCTGGAGGAGTATAGAAGATTATCGACAGGACAAAGCGTTTTGGGGAGACTGTATTAA
- a CDS encoding uncharacterized protein (permease of the major facilitator superfamily): protein MDMEKAECSDHKENVTTGNGSIPADEALAQFTEAEKLKAFRKLDWNLIPLLGVLYMLSYIDRGNVGNAYTAGMGKEWGITSNQYSWIITAYYLAYIAFHWFILLWKLVSLPLWVALMAFGWGVASILQAATVNLAGMIVLRCLIGAFEAGFAPGVALFLSFFYHRSEMGFRYGLFISFSPIANCFASALAYGIVHAKASVTQWQLLFIIKGIPTIIIAPLAFFFLPKGPGECRFLTQRENEIVHLRALSARGHEEKGKLNMKQVFAAFYDYKNYFQAVIIFCLNAAFAALPAFLTTIIEDIEYSSIKAQGLSAPPYLASYFICLASSFLSDRVRNRSYLLSALSTIGAIGYLVQALVKTSAVRYFAVYLICGGVFPAVALTFTWVTDNQGSASKRGAGLVIFGMVGQTGSIAGSRFFPKEEGPFYTKGMAISAGLLFFAAIVAQVLRALMSRENKQRDRIHGPVHSSDMSNDVLNAGDEHPSYRFML, encoded by the exons ATGGACATGGAGAAGGCAGAGTGTAGCGACCACAAGGAAAATGTCACGACGGGCAATGGGAGTATCCCCGCGGATGAAGCCCTCGCCCAGTTTACAGAGGCAGAAAAGTTAAAGGCGTTTCGAAAGCTGGACTGGAATCTGATTCCCCT CCTCGGGGTTCTCTATATGCTGTCTTACATTGACAGAGGCAATGTTGGAAATGCATATACCGCTGGAATGGGTAAAGAATGGGGTATTACCTCCAACCAGTACTCCTGGATCATCACAGCGTACTACCTAGCTTATATCGCTTTTCACTGGTTTATCCTTCTGTGGAAGCTTGTCTCTCTACCG CTATGGGTTGCTCTTATGGCGTTCGGATGGGGAGTGGCAAGTATTCTCCAGGCGGCAACTGTTAATCTTGCCGGCATGATTGTATTGCGCTGCTTGATTGGCGCCTTTGAAGCTGGTTTTGCCCCTGGCGTTGCCttatttttgtctttcttctacCATCGATCGGAGATGGGCTTTCGATACGGCCTTTTCATCTCGTTTTCCCCTATTGCTAACTGCTTCGCATCGGCACTAGCCTATGGTATTGTCCATGCTAAAGCTTCAGTCACTCAGTGGCAGCtcttatttattatta AGGGTATTCCTACAATTATAATTGCTCCTCTtgcgttcttcttccttccgaAGGGACCCGGTGAATGCCGATTCCTTACACAGAGAGAGAATGAAATTGTTCATCTTCGTGCACTCTCGGCCCGCGGACACGAGGAAAAGGGCAAATTAAATATGAAGCAGGTATTTGCTGCTTTTTACGACTACAAGAATTATTTTCAagccgtcatcatcttctgtctCAAT GCAGCCTTCGCTGCGCTACCCGCATTCTTGACCACCATTATAGAGGACATTGAATATTCCTCAATTAAAGCACAGGGTCTCTCCGCACCGCCCTACCTGGCCTCCTACTTTATCTGCTTAGCATCCTCATTTCTGTCCGATAGGGTCAGGAATAGATCCTATCTCCTCAGCGCCCTGAGCACAATAGGGGCTATCGGATACCTGGTGCAAGCACTTGTCAAGACTAGTGCTGTACGGTATTTCGCTGTGTATCTCATTTGCGGTGGCGTCTTTCCCGCTGTGGCGCTTACTTTTACTTGGGTGACAGACAACCAAGGCTCTGCCTCCAAACGAGGTGCGGGATTAGTTATATTCGGGATGGTGGGCCAGACCGGCTCAATCGCTGGTTCTCGTTTCTTCCCCAAGGAGGAAGGGCCGTTCTACACCAAGGGGATGGCCATTAGTGCAgggcttcttttctttgctgccaTCGTCGCTCAAGTCTTGAGAGCCCTGATGTCTagggaaaacaaacaacGGGACCGGATCCACGGCCCTGTCCACAGCAGCGACATGTCAAACGATGTCCTGAATGCCGGAGATGAGCACCCCAGCTACCGCTTCATGCTGTGA
- a CDS encoding SMP-30/gluconolactonase/LRE family protein (predicted protein), translated as MSAIPYVWRVDITDPASPNTTKVYPNPPLTIANGAYLFNGSVYWAQEGNFTTPSSIVRMDPKTLKTEVVKNNFYGHRFNSLNDLVISDEGVAFFTDGYYGWDNFNDTLFPELANGIYRWDMRTGNIKMVAGAAEGAFFNPNGLAFSQDQTKLFITNRGNSSSDPHGGRTIYVHDVTSSGLSNRNVFSYSDAGFPDGIKTDKDNRVYGAVTGSVDVYDSRGTLLGRIKIADGDVAVNMAWVENWLYIFSRNKIYRVELMTSGR; from the coding sequence ATGAGTGCTATCCCTTACGTTTGGAGGGTAGATATTACGGACCCGGCATCCCCCAACACAACCAAGGTGTATCCGAACCCCCCATTGACAATTGCGAATGGAGCATATCTGTTCAATGGATCGGTGTATTGGGCACAGGAGGGGAATTTTACGACTCCTAGCTCCATCGTGCGCATGGATCCTAAGACGCTGAAGACTGAGGTGGTAAAGAATAATTTTTACGGCCATCGATTCAACTCATTGAATGACCTTGTCATCTCCGATGAGGGAGTGGCATTTTTTACGGATGGATACTATGGTTGGGACAACTTCAACGACACCCTCTTTCCCGAGTTAGCCAATGGTATCTACCGCTGGGATATGCGCACAGGAAACATCAAGATGGTTGCTGGCGCAGCCGAGGGTGCAttcttcaaccccaatggCCTCGCATTCAGTCAGGACCAGACCAAACTATTTATCACCAACCGGGGGAATTCTAGCTCGGATCCCCATGGTGGCCGCACTATATATGTCCATGATGTCACCTCCTCCGGGTTATCAAACCGAAATGTGTTCTCATACTCTGATGCCGGATTTCCCGATGGCATTAAGACTGACAAGGACAACCGAGTCTATGGAGCGGTGACTGGATCGGTCGACGTATATGATTCTCGTGGCACACTCCTTGGGCGGATTAAAATAGCGGACGGTGATGTGGCAGTGAACATGGCATGGGTGGAAAATTGGCTCTATATTTTTAGCCGCAACAAGATTTATCGCGTTGAACTGATGACTTCTGGCCGCTAA
- a CDS encoding Zn(II)2Cys6 transcription factor domain-containing protein (predicted protein), whose protein sequence is MESASRSKGRRYGFACLVCRRRKVKCDGRWPTCVNCARLKETCSYKEKTAYTVRLTEALRSEQARVQEFQNNIRELAAMDNARRDLRLADLVSQLDLNRPEPVELAQSTDVRPSSTDREAQDRYPADDISNDVDTQFSIDTEGRPLILCQLNSL, encoded by the exons ATGGAATCTGCCTCCCGATCCAAAGGAAGGAGGTATGGCTTTGCGTGCTTGGTTTGCCGGCGCCGCAAGGTCAAGTGCGATGGCCGATGGCCGACCTGCGTCAACTGTGCACGATTAAAGGAGACATGTTCCTATAAAGAAAAAACTGCTTATACAGTTCGTCTAACCGAGGCACTGCGGTCGGAGCAAGCCCGGGTCCAGGAGTTTCAAAACAACATTAGAGAACTAGCCGCCATGGACAATGCCAGGCGAGACCTTCGCCTGGCAGATTTAGTATCTCAGCTTGACCTGAACAGGCCAGAGCCTGTCGAGCTAGCTCAGAGTACAGATGTTAGACCTTCATCTACTGATCGCGAAGCCCAGGACCGTTATCCGGCAGATGATATCTCTAACGATGTCGACACCCAGTTCAGTATAGACACGGAAGGAAGA CCCCTTATCTTATGCCAGCTGAACTCGCTCTGA
- a CDS encoding uncharacterized protein (predicted protein) produces the protein MSFTKLLLSTRWFSKKLSPVEPLQTSAGSDIVSASVISRPRFDELPLKQGHPKGSAWGLWGDHDERGTLNLITEDIVRAASAELIQGRVVNLNLPLDVPLKPMNPRRKPCAHNLIAKGHANDDELDFNTQSSSHWDGLRHFPYSESKQFYNGVVQDEISSSHKIGIQNIAEKPIVTRGVLLDWYAYAQRKGLPHRPFTNQAIPLEELLEVAREQQVTFRRGDILVIRTGWTAAYSRLSDAEKKRLGGRDDRASCGVEATEAAIRWHWEQEFSAVASDTVAYEEWPSPKPWGVCMHEVFLSGWGMPIGECWDLEGLSETCRELGRWTFMLTSQPLNLPGGVASPPNATAIF, from the exons ATGAGTTTCACCAAACTACTACTGTCCACCAGGTGGTTCTCCAAGAAGTTAAGCCCCGTCGAGCCCCTACAAACCTCAGCGGGTAGCGACATAGTTTCCGCCTCAGTTATCTCTAGGCCACGGTTTGACGAACTTCCATTGAAACAGGGCCACCCGAAGGGCTCCGCCTGGGGGCTCTGGGGGGACCACGATGAGCGGGGAACGTTGAATTTGATCACCGAGGATATTGTGCGCGCTGCTTCGGcggagcttatacaaggaAGAGTTGTAAACTTGAA CCTTCCTCTGGATGTTCCACTTAAGCCGATGAATCCCCGCAGAAAGCCCTGCGCGCACAATTTGATTGCCAAAGGACATGCCAACGATGATGAG CTCGATTTCAACACGCAAAGTTCGAGTCACTGGGATGGGCTACGGCATTTCCCGTACTCCGAATCCAAACAATTCTACAATGGAGTTGTCCAGGACGAGATCTCGTCTAGTCATAAGATCGGTATCCAAA ACATCGCGGAAAAGCCAATTGTGACCCGCGGGGTGCTTCTTGATTGGTATGCATATGCTCAGCGAAAGGGCCTTCCACATCGACCGTTCACAAACCAGGCCATTCCTCTTGAGGAGTTGCTCGAGGTTGCCCGGGAGCAGCAAGTCACCTTTCGCCGAGGAGACATTCTTGTTATCCGTACAGGCTGGACGGCGGCATATTCGCGGCTAAGTGAtgccgagaagaagcgcctGGGAGGGCGCGATGATCGTGCATCCTGTGGGGTTGAAGCTACGGAGGCAGCGATCCGATGGCACTGGGAGCAAGAGTTTTCTGCTGTCGCCAGTGACACCGTGGCGTATGAAGAATGGCCATCACCGAAACCATGGGGCGTTTGTATGCACGAG GTTTTCCTGAGCGGATGGGGAATGCCCATAGGCGAGTGTTGGGATTTGGAAGGGCTAAGTGAAACTTGTAGAGAGCTCGGCCGTTGGACGTTCATGCTCACGAGCCAACCTCTCAACCTCCCTGGAGGTGTTGCCAGTCCGCCTAATGCCACTGCAATCTTTTAA